Genomic window (Ananas comosus cultivar F153 linkage group 1, ASM154086v1, whole genome shotgun sequence):
gatactaaagtgagaaagtacgaaaccaaaAGGGGGTAATTGAAgtttttccctaaaaaaaatgaaactatagggAAGTTTTTTGTtggggcaatttcatggatacccctctcaaagtctaaaatatcatagatgcccctataaaatttaaaatattaccTATACTCCTGTAAATACAGAAAATTATCATCAATATCCTTACTGTTAGTTACGTTAGCTTTACTTTACCTAtagttgatttttttatttcaactcCCTCCTCAAAGTTTTACCGTATTCAACTCCCCTAGAGGTATGTAAAAATGCATTCTCTTGGAACTCCCATTTATTCagtaaaattttcaattggGTAGAAATAGGGAAATTATTGATACCNNNNNNNNNNNNNNNNNNNNNNNNNNNNNNNNNNNNNNNNNNNNNNNNNNNNNNNNNNNNNNNNNNNNNNNNNNNNNNNNNNNNNNNNNNNNNNNNNNNNNNNNNNNNNNNNNNNNNNNNNNNNNNNNNNNNNNNNNNNNNNNNNNNNNNNNNNNNNNNNNNNNNNNNNNNNNNNNNNNNNNNNNNNNNNNNNNNNNNNNNNNNNNNNNNNNNNNNNNNNNNNNNNNNNNNNNNNNNNNNNNNNNNNNNNNNNNNNNNNNNNNNNNNNNNNNNNNNNNNNNNNNNNNNNNNNNNNNNNNNNNNNNNNNNNNNNNNNNNNNNNNNNNNNNNNNNNNNNNNNNNNNNNNNNNNNNNNNNNNNNNNNNNNNNNNNNNNNNNNNNNNNNNNNNNNNNNNNNNNNNNNNNNNNNNNNNNNNNNNNNNNNNNNNNNNNNNNaaaaaataaaatcccatcGTATGTAAATTCAGTTATGCGTTTGGTCTATATTTAAACTGAACTTGAACCGAAATCCGaaactaaaaacaaaaccaaaattagataaaaacatactatatataaaatataatttttatatattttttaataattaatatatattaatgatttaatttaatatgtatatattaaatactcaaatttagatttataaaattatcttgaaatacctattagtatttttattattaagtattaataagagataaagggtaaaatggtattttaaaaatttgactcCGTTTCAAATGGGACCTAACGGATCTAAACTAATAGAGggcatttataataatttttaacctattggagggtatttgtgatattatcaattttaaaaaggtattgatgaaattaatagtttctagaagggcatctatgaaattttttcttttacagaaaaggctcttcgtctagaatttcagtggattgagtgaagagagaaaaaaagattgaaatttttttttttttttttgtttgttattttaATGAGAAAAAATTCACCTTTGCACACCCACCACTAAAGGCACTAACCCCACTCCCAGTactgcatcatcatcatcaatcaCCGTGTTTGTTTGCCCCGTGACCACTCCCTACACCCTACGTTTTTCCCACTCCCACccccttttcttttcccaatTTAACTTACACCACCACAGCGCGGCATCACGCACGCGTACCCACAAAAGCTCCCAGAGATATCCACCGTATCCAGCTTAGTTTGGCTTTAAAGTCTAACCAATACTAGTACAGTATTCCGTGCGATGTAAGGAGCagataattaaagaaaaaatggagaacaataataaaaaaaaaaagaaaacagtaaGTAAAGAAGCGACACTCAGGGATGAGATTTATCTTgtcgataaaaaaaatataactcaataataaatagttcgaaaaatattattacgtgacaaatttaaaaagaataatatataaatatagatagatagatgtaGACTatgctttatatattttttaactgaatttatttttttaaaataaaaaagtaattttttcaaaataataaaaatgataacGATAACCGTGTACACATAGTATTATTTTGTAatcaaaaggaaagaaagaataCTTCAGGTAAATTCTTttgttattaaataatatgtatactactcttttatatatatatatatataatattaagcTAGTGCATATGAATTATTCATAGATCAAATCTTTCTTGCCTATAATTGAATTATTAAAAGCCATATTTGGAATGCAATAACTTAAGTTAGGATGATcaaatttatactatatatatatgttaagaATAACACTCTACACGAATCTCAAAATAGAATTAAAAGCTATCCAATGCATAGTTTTGAATGTCCAATGGAGACAAATCTCACCAAattattcttttccttttcttttaacttTCCAAAAGTTGGGTACATATTTTGGTAAGCTAAATATGTGCATTCATTCACCATCTCCAAACTTCCCAAACAGTAACACTTGAAACGCACTACATCTCCCCCCTAAACAAGCGCAAATCCCTCATGAAACctatcaacaattttttttaaaaatttttttttaattttttatatatatccaaaagagcccaatataaaattaaataagaaactcacatttattttatcatattatatagtCTAAAacacagaaattttttttataaatatttatttttttattttttctttctgattttaaaaaaatttatgttttatttcttaaaattttaaaaatattttcagaggaGTACGACGTTAATGAAGagaataaaataactaaattattattattttttctgtaaataaattataaaaaacgaAGGACTCATAAACCTCCTCCCCTTAATAAATAAAAGTGTCAAACCCCAAAATATAGTACACACCATCCTCCAACCCCCAttattcatcatcatcatcttcatcatcatcatccatggccctcctcctcctcctcctcttcaccaACATCTtcaccatctcctcctcctcctcctcctcctctcaccATCACCATCACCACCAAACCCTACCACCATCTCCTCCATCCTCACCCACACCTTCCACCTCCGCTTCCACCTCCCCCtccctccaaatcctcctcgcATGCAACGCCACCCGTTTCCCCTCCATCTgcgtctcctccctctcctcctcctcctcctcctcctccaccgctcCCGACATCATCTCCGCCgccgtctccgccgccgccgccgccctccccGCCGCCGTCTCCGCCGCCAAAGACAtcctcgccgcctccgccgcctccgtcaaccgctcctccgccgcccgGAACTGCCTCGagctcctctccctctcctcccgcCGCCTCTCCTCCGTCTCGCTCCCGCCGTCGTCGTTGCCGGCGGCGCGGGCGATGGCGTCGGCGGCGCTGCTGTACCAGTACGACTGCTGGTCGGCCTACAAGTACGTGAACGACAGCCGGCAGGTGGACGCCGCCATGGCCTTCCTCGCCGACAACCTCACCGCCCTCACCAGCAACGCCGCCTCCATGCTCGCCGCCCTCCACCGCTTCGGCCCCGACCTCTCCCGCTGGGCCCCGCCCCAGACCGAGCGCGACGGGTACTTACATTCCCGTCTTCTCAAAATTCGAAActttagttgcttcacatttctagctttACTcgtatttagaaaaaaaaaaaaaaagttaattttacaTAGATCTATGCAAATACATaatgaatagtaaatatatttctgcCTCGTTTGGTTAGGGGTTAAGGGGTGAAATAATCCCTTAACcttcattttattttcaaacacttctaaaaatattagtggggttagctaatcccacctcaaatgggttatttcggattagctaaccccacctaacctcATCAAAtcccaaccaaatactattttctattcataataattcactatccttcttatcccacctactccaaccaaacactatttttcactatcctgaactaactccaacccccaaccaaatacgaaaatattataatcccaccttaaccctaaacttaactctattcctgaaataactagtttttccttaatcccgaaccaaacggtagcataaagtttaactttcgtttattatttctttaaaaattttaatttttaaatatgtctgtgtcgttagaatttgaatttgatagaaaaatttaattaattatagattaagtacttaattttatttaatttttttatatttttaatcgttttatattatactgttatgatttttagaggaatatatttgtaatgataaaattgaaaatataaataattctttaacggtaataaattataagaacatatttaaaaatattataacttttgtaaagataatataaagttaaattttatgaaaatatatttattatttattatgtttgcgGGAAACtgagataaaattaattttaaaaaattaaataaaacgaATTGTtggctattttttatttaaaattaaaaaaaataattgttttacAGAATTTGCTTAAACAATCGGTCATTTTGAGCGGACTGTCCAacctttgaaattttaaattcttttttttttaacggatttttcagtttgtttgatttaaaccggtcaaaaatattttgacttcaaaatatgAACGCGacgtttattatttttataagtttagCTAGTATactttattgaatttttgtaatcataaatttattaaagtaaaaaatttgtttaacttttaaaattaaaatatcattaattgactcaaattaaataaatttaaaaattaaataataaaattaaaattttagaaagttgAGTAGCAAATTGAAAATAATCAATACTTcaaataaattctatatatttctaTCTAGCCCAGTGGATCTTGGTCCAAACCGACTGTGACATGTTTTGTATTAAGATAAATTCCGAACTATCTCTTACTAAATTCGAATATTTGGACAACATAGTGTTAGaattaatctttaaattttctttatttaaagacattttaaatttattttcattatcCATCATTTAATGGAAtggaatatttaatatttatcgtGCATGTGAACAGaagttaagttttaattaatttttattattttcttggtAATAAAAGTTGTTGTACAgagataattaattatgattttaCCACTTTACTTTCATTTGGTGTCTTTAAAATACTTTTACATGAACCCCGTGCATTCATATACTCAGTACGAGATGCTTCAATAATTGATAGAGCTGTGGTCCACAGATGTACGAATGTATTGAATTAATGTAGTTAGTAACTTTTGACCatctaaatcaaataatttacaatattagatagcaaaattagattttttttttccccaaaggGATATATAGTAATTTCTAAATAATCCTATATTTCAGTGCGGTCCAGAAgtgtgtttttatatttttatattcaacaggtACTGGCCTGGCGCAACTCACCAATTCCGAGTCAACTCGATCCAAGGAGGGGTGCCGACCGGGTTGAAGCCGAATGTCACGGTTTGCAAGGAAGGGGGTTGCGAGTTCGATTCGGTTCAGAAGGCAATTCAGGCCGCGCCGGACTTCGGGGCCGGGCGGTTCGTGGTGTACGCGAAGGAGGGGGTGTACGAGGAGACGGTGCGGGTGCCCTTCGAGAAGACGAAGGTCGTGCTCGTCGGGGACGGGATGGGCAAGACCGTCATTACGGGATCGCTCAACGTCGGCACCCCCGGCATCTGGACCTACAACACCGCCACCGTCGGTGAGCTTCGTTTCTGCTGCTTCTGCCTTTATTTTCAGCTGCAGTTATATTTCACAAATTGttcaataattaaaaagattaatttcatataaattcttacaaatataataaattacaaatatatttatataaagtttaatttttatatattatttctacaaaaattcTGATGTTTTTAAATGTGTTTCTATtcaaaattagttaattttaaataatatatttaatcttagttagttaataagatgaattgatatttttacaacctctttaattaatgattgggatttttggaagaatatgtttgtgatgataaaaaagttattttacttataaaataaataatattttagcgGTAACAAactgtaggaatatatttgaaaaattaaaatttttacagaaacaatatataaaagttgaactttatagcccttgtttggttgggggttaaggggtggtgTTAgctaacccccattttatctcCAAACACCCTAAAAAATAGGTGGGGTTaactaaccccacctcaaataaattattccgggttagctaatcccacctaaccccaccaaactccaaccaaatactattttctattcataataacccactatctttcttatcacacctactccaaccaatcattatcattctttatcaatcattatctttttatcccacctactccaaccaaacactatttttcattattctagactaatttcaaccccaaatcaaacacaaaaaaattttaaccccactttaacctgaacttaaccctattcctgaaatagctattttttttttaaccccgaACTAAACGGAAgctatagaaatatatttataatttactatatttttaggaccgcatataaaattaaccctaattagAAAGTTTAAATTTCGACCCCAACCAGAAAGTACAAATAAGAAGCTGCCAAATATAATTGGGTACGTGGCGGGCATCTATTTGCtactttattttttgcatttttactaGCAAATAAGAAGCTGCCACGTGTCTACCAATACTGTTTGATGTATGCGTGTAACCACTTCTAGTTGTTGGGATTCGATAAATCCGACTTTGTTGCTTGTCGGATTCTGACTCGATCAGATACTTAGATTCGGGCCGGATTCAAATTTAGTGCCCAATAAAAATTTACAGCCTCGACCCCTAATTttaaaatagggaaaacttcaaaaaccctcctgtggtttcattgtttctcactttagtaccatgtggtttaggaggcgtttggattgacgtatttgtagattcaacgtaagtcaagtgtagtggtgtttgagtttttctgaagtgtgattatttttttgttgtttgttttgacgtaactcataccgcctgaaagttaaattcaatcacttctgttgtttgttttgatgtaacttggtgctggtaaaattagttttttgagatccgttgtttgttttgatgtaagtaagtggatctcattatctcctaaatatagtagtaaatttaccattataaaatttaatctattatataattaatttttttattattatttaaagataattttaatttattataaataagctaattctaacccattataaaggaagtagaatttaggttttactgtttaataaatattttagaggaggttgagtgtagtgaaaatcgagttcggcactttagaggagaaagtcgagagtaggtgaagtggagctctaacgtaacttgagttatattatatttttcacttatatcaaaacaaataacagaagtgatagaacttgagttccatcactccacttacaccaaaacaaacgggcccttaaagtgtatcaatttgcccttctgtggttttgtttttatcttttcggtagttttttcattaatatttcattaaattatatacaaaaaacttcagatacccatttagatttatcaaatattcattttagtaccctttaattttaactttatcactgatttaagaaaaaaaaataataaaattgataagaaaaagagaaaaaagaaatcacaagagggcaaattgatacagtttaaaccacaggggggcaaagtgagaaactacaaaaccgcagggagggtttttgaagtttttccttcaaaatatattactgAAGTTTGAATTTCTgatcttaaaaataataatagtttaaataataatatttaaaaataatattataaaaaatttgtacTAATGGGAATAAATGATGttgtttataaattataaatgccgtgaaaggaaaaaattaataaattgaagAGGTGGTGAAAATGGTGAATATTTTCACCTATTTAGAATTAATGTGTTGTGACATAAATACTTGTTGGAGATACGGACATTGGATAAGTATAGCGTTACGCAGAGTAATTATTTTCTCCTATTAGCACTTGCCACGTGTTCATTTTTGTTGGACTCAATTATGTGTTGCAATAATTTTGGTGAAATTATTGCTTGGACCTACTTTGTCCACCGCGTGGAAGGGTTAAGTTTGAAAATTCAAACATAATATAATCCAATTTTatcacaatatttttatttttttgaaaaatgaacTTTAAAATCAACTTGATAAGAGTATTCATTAAATTCAGAAATTTTAGGATCAAACTGTAACCATGTGggcttaaatttgaaatcaataTCGCGACGGTGCATcgaacaaaaatttattttaggtaAACATATACATAACTTATCTAAACTTTAAACTATTTTGAGTCGGTTAttcattttcttaaaaaaatttaattttacgatctaatcttttaatttatttgatttaaatcaatcaatagtattttgactttaaaatttaagttgattgttttttttttttgagggaaaacaCGCCCTGAgcgattttatttaattaatcaataaaTACAGACCGACAAAATTCATCaatagaagataaaaaaaaaaagctttttacTTGTGAGTTCCCAAGTAGCTAAGCGATTCAAGACTATAGCATATTTAGAAAATTTCGAATTCCATCCAAAGCTGAAGTATTTGAATCTCTTTGTAAAAGTCCATAGCTCCGTGATTCTTGTCCGAGCTTCAGGTGTTAGCGAATATGAGTGATAACTACTGAAGTGCAAAGTTTTGAAGATGGATATTGAATCTGAGaagaaataaaaagtttttttagtTAGTTGATTggttactttaataaatttgtacTAACTAAATCTGAAAAAGTAAACCACATCTTCAttatttaaagtcaaagtatggttaattgattcaaattaaattaaaataaaatgatacatAGTTTACTTAGTTCTGTACGTTTTTatcttcattttattttattatagttaAACTTTTATAGTAGAATGAAATGTtttttggttaggggatagggatagggataagcccttatctctctttatacccaaacgttaattttttaactgagaatagtagttctcggttatttTCATCAACacctctattttttatataaaactacctaatatttttttttatcccgggaaacaattcaattttcatccaaacgctattttttttatttttatatttatacctatttctgtaatagttagttcttgcttatactcgaaccaaacgatacatCGGGGAACAGATACAAAGTGAATTGGGTGATTTATCAAACTGTTTTTAAGGAGAGGATGTGCTATTTAGTGATGACGTGTCGATTTGACCTTTTTGTCGTACTATGTGGTACAACTGGTCCAAGCAATAATAATACGCTCACATGGTTTGTAACGTAATGTTGGTCTCCAAAATTTCCTTTCATGCACATGCACCGCAAAAAAGGTACGACAAGGGTCAAACACGTGGGTCCCACATGAAGCTTCTCgaattttaaagataaaaaaaatattcaaactttaatttattataattataatttattataattaaggcGTATAACCTAACTTATTTCGCTAGATACATTTGTGTGGTTGATGCGGCATCTAAGTTATTACCACATCAGTTTACTTAATTGGACTGTAAaactttttataataatttaacaaattttagTTGAAGTTTTAGAGCTTGAATGCCTtagtcaaaataaaataaaaaatccgaattaaatcTCACTTAATAGAAAGGTGAGTTGGAATGGGTTAACTTTTGTTGGattttaaatattcttttttactttttttttttttttttttttttggctcatgATTAAATTTGCATGTTGTTAATGTTTTGTTCTCGCCCTAAATATCCAAACTCCCTATTCAAATCATgttgaaattttgaaacttcAATTCAAACTAATTGGATTGGTTTGGTTTTGAATGTTATAATCCAGCTGAGTTGTAGCTTCTCATTTGTGCAAACCAATTGGGCTCTAacttgggctttttttttggtttttcattTGTTTCTCACTATCTTTGGCCCACAGCCGTGCTCGGCGACGGATTCATGGCCCGCGACCTGACGATCGCCAACACCGCCGGCCCCGACAAGCACCAGGCGGTCGCCTTCCGGTCCGACAGCGACCTCTCCGTCATCGACAGCGTCGAGTTCCTCGGCCACCAGGACACCCTCTATGCTCACGGCCTCCGTCAGTTCTACACTAACTGCCGCATCTCCGGCACCGTCGACTTCATCTTCGGCAATTCTGCTGCTGTCTTCAGCAACTGCCTCATCATTGTCCTCCCGCGCCAGGTCAACCCCGAGCACGGCGAGTCCAACACCCTCACGGCCCACGGCCGCACCGACCCGGCCCAGTCGACGGGCTTCGTCTTTGACCATTGCGTGGCCAACGGCAGCGACGACTACCTCGCACTGTACCGAAAGAATCCGTCGGTGCACCGAGTTTACCTCGGGCGACCGTGGAAGGAGTATTCGAGGACCGTGTTTCTGAACTGTTATCTGCCGGAAATCATACGACCGGAGGGGTGGTTACCGTTCAACGGGGATTTCGCGCTGAAGACGCTGTACTACGGCGAGTACCAAAGCACGGGGCCGGGCGGGCAGGTCGGCGGGAGGGTGCCGTGGAGCAGCCAAGTTCCAGCCGAGCACGTCGCGGTGTACTCGGTGGACAACTTCATTCAGGGGGATCAATGGATTCCTACTTAAGATTAGATAAAAGGAGGaagcatttctctttctctatgATCCTTGTATGAGAATAATAAGATTATAAGTATTCAGTTTCCTTTCTCTGAGTGACTAAATCAGCATAGCATTTAATCCGTAAGctaaaaacaagcaaaagaatcACAGGAACTCAGCTTTGTTATTTGTCTCATGAAATCATGAGAACCAGTAGGGGACACAACAACTGTTCAAATAGTATCAACATGATTCCACAAGATTGACAGAGCAGGGGTTTACTGGAAACCCGGCAGAAAAATCTTATGTACCAACATTGGAATGCTGAGGAATTTATTAGCCAAAATTTGTCCGCCGTCGATACAATGAGACTGCTGAATCCAACGATACTCGACgcagtatatgtattagagaaGTATGAGATttcaattttgtatttaccGCGACTATCGAACTATCTATAaaactatagagagagagagatagaagaaagagaaagtagTTACATTCATGAGCTAGGTAGACTAGCAGTCGGCGTCTTTGGCGCGGCGCTATTGTCGGTCCAATTTGCCTCCCCCCAGTGCCACAGCATGCTCTCCCAAAAGCAAAACTTCTCAAAGCATATGTTTAGTCTTGGATCGGttatattcttcttcttccagtGCCCGTCGGTGTAGTTCGCCTTCTCCGCCTGCTGCCGGTCCCACTCCAACCCCGCTTTCTGCTTCGACTTCAGGAGGCAAAATTCCTGCAACCCCTCGGGCATCCGATCGTGCACCCTCCACCAACGGGCATGCGCTATGTCGCTCGCAAACTGCCTTAACTGCTCCACATTCCAATTGCAATCGTAGTCGCGAAAGCACAGCCACGGCTTTAGCCCTAAATAATGAAGTACGTAAAGAACCGGTGGGTCGGCCCCAAATAGCCAAGTTTTCTTGTCCTTCACACTCTCCTCGTCTCCCTCCCAGAAGTGCTTTAAGAAGTTCATGTGTTTTGGAATTCGGTGCCACCACGTAAAAATCTCATTCAAATAACCTTGATCTCCGCCGTTGTACGACTTAATTTCGTTAATATGATCCATCAACAAGTTGAATGTGCAATTCGAGGGTTCGATGACCATAACCCCCGAGTTGAAGAGAGTCGCATTATTTCCGGTGGCAGTGATCTCAGGCATTGCAAAGAGGAAATCGATGTTCCTTAATATGAGGAGGTCGGCGTCAATGAATATTATCTTGTCGTAATCAGTGAGCTGCCAGAGCCGGAACTTGCTATAGTTCCACTCGTTGTAGGCATCACGCTCGGCTTTAGGATTTCGGATCCTTTCAATGGTCCGCACTTTCCAGCCGGCAGCCTCGAGGCCGTGCCGGTGGTGGCCGCTAATCGACTGATCAACGAGAATCACGAGGTCCCGTGTGGACCCCGCCTGCCGGATACTCTGGGCGGCCGCGATTGCACCGCACACATACACGTGAGCTGAGTGAAGAATTGTTGCATACGCTTCTCGCTTTCTGTCCACCGAGTACAACCTTGCTGCATAAGtaaccaaaaattttaaaaaaaattactagtgAATCTTCAAGCTCTCAGGAAGACTTAAAATGTGAAATaatctaggaaagaaaagatcaaaatattaacaaaataaacaTATTTGTTTAAAATTCTGATCATGAAAGCCTATGAACATCTTAATCATGATTTGCGACTTGTACTCTGGCCATATTTGCGACTTCTGCTACGGGCATGGACATTTCCAACAAAGAAAGCACTATAGCCCCTAAGACATAAAGTTTCATTACTCGCGATAAATAGGATTGCTCCCGTCCTATCTTTCAACATAGTTTCTATGCTGTTTGAggtacaaaattaaaatctaacaaCTGACCTTTTGCTTTGAGTGGAATGGCGAGTTCACAAGACCCAACAGGCAGCCGGATCTTCTCCCGCAACGTCCTCAAATCAGGTTTGTACAACCAAGCATTTCCTTCCCTTTGAACTATGTGCTTGCATGCAAATAGATTCGGTATGGGAAAACAGTCTGTCACAAAAAGGACATGCACCTCCGCATTCCCTTTTGACGAGCCCACTGCCAGCTTCGCTGCAGAGAGCTGCAGATGAAGCCTCGCGACATCTCTTGACCAGCCATCCAATCTGTTACACGGAAGCTTAACGGCTACAAGATCGTATTGCCTCCCTACGGGGACCTCGGGATCGGGAAGGGACGGGCAAACGGGTATTTCGGTCTCTTCCTCCTCATCAATCCATTCCGGATATAGACTTTCCCAAGTAACGCTTCCCTTTGCGTGCTCGAGCCGTACCACCGAAAGTTCAGCTTGTGGTTGTATATCGTGCCAACTGTCGATCTCGGTGCTGTTGAAGTTTAGCAATGCGATTTTGAGATTTCCTTCCTTGATGTGTATATTTTGGAGGGTTTTGGATACATGATCCCATTGAACTTCCAATTTCGATACATATCGAGGGTCAGAAATGGCCCGATCCCATAGCCACCCGACATCTACAAACCTGCATTATAATAATCACTCATTAACGATATTTAAGGTTTCAGAAAGAAGTTACAAcacatgtgaaaaaaaaaaagaagaaggtatAGGCGTACCGAGAACCGGAATGCATTTGATG
Coding sequences:
- the LOC109717555 gene encoding probable pectinesterase/pectinesterase inhibitor 51, which codes for MALLLLLLFTNIFTISSSSSSSSHHHHHHQTLPPSPPSSPTPSTSASTSPSLQILLACNATRFPSICVSSLSSSSSSSSTAPDIISAAVSAAAAALPAAVSAAKDILAASAASVNRSSAARNCLELLSLSSRRLSSVSLPPSSLPAARAMASAALLYQYDCWSAYKYVNDSRQVDAAMAFLADNLTALTSNAASMLAALHRFGPDLSRWAPPQTERDGYWPGATHQFRVNSIQGGVPTGLKPNVTVCKEGGCEFDSVQKAIQAAPDFGAGRFVVYAKEGVYEETVRVPFEKTKVVLVGDGMGKTVITGSLNVGTPGIWTYNTATVAVLGDGFMARDLTIANTAGPDKHQAVAFRSDSDLSVIDSVEFLGHQDTLYAHGLRQFYTNCRISGTVDFIFGNSAAVFSNCLIIVLPRQVNPEHGESNTLTAHGRTDPAQSTGFVFDHCVANGSDDYLALYRKNPSVHRVYLGRPWKEYSRTVFLNCYLPEIIRPEGWLPFNGDFALKTLYYGEYQSTGPGGQVGGRVPWSSQVPAEHVAVYSVDNFIQGDQWIPT
- the LOC109716265 gene encoding UDP-glucuronate:xylan alpha-glucuronosyltransferase 1-like; the protein is MKGQTAFSPASVEARHRLPGTADDTTKRRAPRSTVLKEVEKINVLISEKSSSCKFRSLKLVLFTIICGTFLTFIYSPSAYNEHQMHSGSRFVDVGWLWDRAISDPRYVSKLEVQWDHVSKTLQNIHIKEGNLKIALLNFNSTEIDSWHDIQPQAELSVVRLEHAKGSVTWESLYPEWIDEEEETEIPVCPSLPDPEVPVGRQYDLVAVKLPCNRLDGWSRDVARLHLQLSAAKLAVGSSKGNAEVHVLFVTDCFPIPNLFACKHIVQREGNAWLYKPDLRTLREKIRLPVGSCELAIPLKAKARLYSVDRKREAYATILHSAHVYVCGAIAAAQSIRQAGSTRDLVILVDQSISGHHRHGLEAAGWKVRTIERIRNPKAERDAYNEWNYSKFRLWQLTDYDKIIFIDADLLILRNIDFLFAMPEITATGNNATLFNSGVMVIEPSNCTFNLLMDHINEIKSYNGGDQGYLNEIFTWWHRIPKHMNFLKHFWEGDEESVKDKKTWLFGADPPVLYVLHYLGLKPWLCFRDYDCNWNVEQLRQFASDIAHARWWRVHDRMPEGLQEFCLLKSKQKAGLEWDRQQAEKANYTDGHWKKKNITDPRLNICFEKFCFWESMLWHWGEANWTDNSAAPKTPTASLPSS